A DNA window from Onthophagus taurus isolate NC chromosome 1, IU_Otau_3.0, whole genome shotgun sequence contains the following coding sequences:
- the LOC111428871 gene encoding brachyurin-like: MNFLTLFFLIQLGTISIQANDERSRRVKRVVNGCEPNPLSIPYQVGLKTHFDTDYIIDCAGVLISRDFVLTAARCTQGVMSIYLYFGIHNFETDPYTVMSSKNIFNHEDYNAETLENDIALIELPHSVPLNDRINIIPLPFLFDSYTNKIGTISGWGVTSERSEYQPKQLRSAITKIIDNAECSNYFDFDIRNTNICTDGTDGFGSVCYGDAGAPLVIDGVLVGLASFIHPNGCDSKAPSVYTRVSHYVSWINEKIRDASFTVNQMYIN; encoded by the exons ATGAATTTCCTtactttattctttttaattcaactcggCACGATTTCTATTCAG GCTAATGATGAAAGATCGCGTCGTGTCAAAAGAGTAGTGAATGGATGCGAGCCAAATCCCCTTTCAATTCCATACCAAGTTGGTTTAAAAACTCATTTCGATACCGATTATATTATTGATTGCGCAGGAGTTTTAATTTCGCGAGATTTCGTTTTAACTGCAGCTCGTTGCACTCAagg tgtgATGTCGATATATCTGTATTTTGGTATTCATAATTTTGAAACGGATCCTTACACCGTGATGAgttcaaaaaacattttcaatcaCGAAGACTACAACGCAGAAACCTTAGAAAACGACATCGCATTAATTGAACTTCCACACTCGGTACCGTTAAATGATAGAATAAACATAATTCCATTACCATTTTTGTTCGATTCTTACACAAATAAAATTGGCACAATCTCGGGCTGGGGTGTAACTTCAGAACGTTCAGAATATCAACCAAAACAATTAAGAAGCGCTATAACCAAAATTATCGACAATGCTGAGTgctcaaattattttgattttgatattcGGAATACTAACATTTGCACTGATGGTACAGATGGTTTCGGATCGGTTTGTTATGGCGATGCCGGCGCTCCTCTTGTTATCGATGGAGTATTAGTTGGTCTTGCCTCATTCATACATCCAAATGGATGTGATTCCAAAGCTCCGTCTGTTTATACTAGAGTTAGCCATTATGTGTCTTGGATTAACGAAAAGATTAGGGATGCATCTTTTACTGTTAATCAGatgtatattaattaa
- the LOC139432608 gene encoding brachyurin-like, translating to MIVPIILLAFATISTAVPKPNTLRDIYPSYPQISIPIPPGFEAPTERIVGGEIADPHNFPHQAALFLHKAAKTNFCGGSLISTKYVLTAAHCTESAISIDVVLGAHNIRDENEPTQTFITAVSYIIHENYNPTAIINDISIITLPDEAVAISDIIQLVHLPSWSDVGKDLTGENAVVSGWGKINDGETSYTDYLQFVEFPIITNEDCDVWYFGGTIHDVHICTSGEDARSTCNGDSGGALVVNGKQVGIVSFGILFGCEAGWPAAYTRVSQFLQWIEDNSDVIIEP from the exons ATGATTGttccaattattttattggcTTTTGCTACAATTAGTACTGCTGTG cctAAACCAAACACTTTAAGGGATATTTATCCATCTTATCCACAAATTTCGATTCCTATTCCTCCTGGTTTTGAAGCACCAACCGAAAGAATCGTCGGCGGAGAAATTGCAGATCCACACAACTTCCCACATCAAGCAGCTTTGTTTCTTCATAAAGCCGCTAAAACTAATTTCTGCGGAGGTTCTTTGATTTCCACAAAATACGTTTTAACCGCGGCACATTGTACGGAATC TGCTATTTCTATCGATGTGGTTCTTGGAGCCCACAATATAAGAGATGAAAACGAACCTACACAAACCTTCATAACCGCCGTTAGCTACATTATCCACGAAAACTACAACCCCACCGCAATCATTAATGATATTTCTATTATTACGTTACCTGATGAAGCAGTTGCCATTTCAg aTATAATTCAATTAGTACATTTACCATCATGGTCTGATGTTGGTAAAGATTTAACTGGTGAAAATGCCGTGGTAAGTGGGTGgggaaaaattaatgatggcGAAACTAGCTACACAGATTATCTTCAATTCGTTGAGTTTCCAATCATCACCAACGAAGATTGTGATGTATGGTATTTTGGGGGAACTATTCATGATGTTCATATTTGCACTTCTGGGGAAGACGCACGTTCTACATGTAATGGAGATTCTGGTGGAGCATTAGTTGTTAATGGAAAACAAGTTGGAATTGTATCATTTGGTATTTTATTCGGTTGTGAAGCTGGATGGCCTGCAGCCTATACAAGAGTCAGCCAATTTTTGCAATGGATCGAAGATAATAGTGATGTAATCATTGAAccttaa
- the LOC111428868 gene encoding brachyurin-like, translating to MFNLITFSILIVLIEGNNLVDLQPKVSPPPYLNRFHLSKSEIRIVNGNEVEPNSIIYQVGIFFDLPEGKQGFCGGSLISPNYVLTAAHCTNGSLGALVILGAHRVTENEPNQIRIKSYDLYTHELYGSESLLYDIGLIHLPEAVELNENIGIISLPSRAQENDNFEFEPALLTGWGKISDESTSLSDYLQYAETHIMENRLCTLYFFGSVKDTHICSDAHYSRQSACNGDSGGPLVVDGALVGLVSFGTGLGCDVLWPTVYTRITSYLDWIQEHSDVVINE from the exons atgtttaacttaataactttttcaatCCTTATTGTATTGATTGAG gGAAATAATTTAGTGGACTTACAACCAAAAGTATCACCACCACCTTATTTGAATCGCTTCCATTTATCAAAAAGCGAAATTAGAATTGTTAATGGAAACGAAGTCGAGCCAAACTCGATTATTTACCAAGTTGGAATATTCTTTGATCTTCCAGAAGGAAAACAAGGTTTCTGTGGCGGATCTTTAATTTCTCCTAATTACGTCTTAACAGCTGCTCATTGTACAAATGG aaGTTTAGGTGCGCTTGTAATTCTTGGCGCTCATCGGGTTACTGAAAATGAACCGAAtcaaattagaattaaatcttACGATTTATACACCCACGAACTTTATGGCAGCGAAAGTCTTTTATACGATATCGGATTAATTCATCTTCCGGAGGCGGTTGAACTTAACGAAAACATCGGGATTATTTCCCTTCCTTCTCGTGCCCAAGAAAACGACAATTTCGAGTTTGAACCTGCTTTGTTAACGGGATGGGGTAAAATATCAGATGAATCCACATCATTATCCGATTATTTACAATACGCTGAAACGCATATTATGGAAAATCGATTGTGTACTCTTTACTTTTTTGGTTCTGTTAAAGACACCCATATTTGTTCCGACGCTCACTACAGTAGACAATCTGCTTGTAATGGTGATAGTGGCGGGCCGTTAGTGGTTGATGGTGCTTTGGTTGGTTTGGTTTCTTTTGGAACTGGTTTGGGATGTGATGTTTTATGGCCGACTGTTTATACTAGGATTACCAGTTATTTAGATTGGATACAAGAACACTCCGATGTTGTTATTAACGAATAG
- the LOC111428874 gene encoding brachyurin-like — MLQLITLFLFCINFLAEAKQLTPNSNFSPTFSKSKLIDARIVDGDEVKPPHYYNFQVAIFIDMPHMQEEGFCAGSLITRRYVLSAGHCIAGANKVEIVFGAHNINKTESSQIRMTSNKFRFHEDIVIFFGLNDLVLIELPEAVPLSDEIGLAKLPSLNDIEGNLEGEKATFVGWGYTSDDAGELSDVLRRTNTEVIGNEECLESFFVIQPHHICMDCRKHRCPCNGDAGGALIHNGKLIGIVSFGSAMGCSDPLPAVAQRISNFVEWIITNTDIEAN, encoded by the exons ATGTTGCAActcataactttatttttattttgcatcaATTTCTTGGCGGAg GCCAAACAATTAACACCAAATTCAAACTTTTCACCAACATTTtccaaatcaaaattaattgatgcGCGTATAGTAGATGGAGACGAAGTGAAACCACCTCATTACTACAACTTTCAAGTTGCCATATTCATCGATATGCCACATATGCAAGAAGAAGGATTTTGTGCTGGATCTTTAATAACTAGAAGATACGTTCTATCCGCTGGACATTGTATAGCGgg cGCAAATAAAGTCGAAATTGTTTTCGGGGCTCATAACATTAACAAAACTGAATCATCCCAAATTCGTATGACATCCAACAAATTTAGATTCCATGAGgatattgttattttctttgggTTAAATGATTTGGTGTtaatagaattaccggaagcGGTGCCTTTATCAG ATGAAATTGGTTTAGCAAAACTACCATCATTAAACGACATCGAAGGTAACTTAGAAGGTGAAAAAGCTACTTTTGTTGGTTGGGGATATACAAGCGATGATGCCGGGGAATTATCCGATGTTTTACGACGAACTAACACAGAAGTTATTGGTAATGAAGAATGTTTAGAATCATTCTTTGTGATTCAACCGCACCATATTTGTATGGACTGCAGAAAACATCGTTGTCCTTGCAATGGTGATGCTGGAGGTGCTTTAATTCATAATGGAAAATTG aTTGGTATCGTTTCGTTCGGATCTGCAATGGGATGTTCAGACCCTCTTCCTGCAGTTGCACAAAGAATTTCTAATTTCGTGGAATGGATAATCACCAATACTGATATTGAagcaaattaa
- the LOC111428873 gene encoding uncharacterized protein, whose product MKMFQIWFILVIGVFTEIQGDESQLNPFGLPLSRNIPDRFMIKGDSRIFGGEEVEPHSIPYQVAMYAYSANNVVMFCSGSIISKNYILTAAHCLWKQVRIEVILGGHDLNDLNDNHVFIEINSENFIIHENFVYTVVDDIALIRFPNSIEFTDAIQPIALPTYSDRTIDFVGVKVVLSGWGKTETQSLSQVLLKTEEKIITNDECVYFYGEKVKEDLHICTSGDNGRGPCNGDSGGPLVLNSKQIGVISFGPHWLVGCLNFNFPSGYTRITHHLEWIESHADVNILDEYTIIMLNHPVLLVIFFMFCAQQCTSRNWNHTPFIFKTLNNENRQQKVVGGQVAEPHSFPHQVGLFIEVEDTTRFCGGSLISTRYVLTAAHCPINSLRIEAVLGAHNIRDNEESSQVRILAENYIIHEEYDSDFNKNDIALVVLPENSVYLSNIIQIVALPSYSDTQNDFLDESSTISGWGKISDAESTYTDLLHYVEAPIITNDECKMWYFGLFIEETNICASGLNGKSPCNGDSGGALLINNIQVGIASFGVGFGCEVDFPGAYTRVTSYLQWIEENSDVIINTI is encoded by the exons atgaaaatgtttcaaatctGGTTTATACTTGTAATCGGGGTTTTTACAGag attcaaGGAGATGAATCACAACTTAACCCATTTGGGTTACCATTATCAAGAAATATTCCTGATCGTTTTATGATAAAAGGAGATTCACGTATATTTGGTGGTGAAGAAGTTGAACCTCACTCAATTCCATATCAA gtcGCTATGTACGCTTATTCCGCAAATAACGTGGTTATGTTTTGCTCGGgatcaattatttcaaaaaattatattttaacagCCGCACATTGCTTATGGAA acAAGTAAGAATAGAAGTAATTCTTGGAGGTCACGATTTAAACGACTTAAACGATAACCACGTTTTCATCGAGATCAACtccgaaaattttatcattcatgaaaattttgtgtacACCGTAGTAGATGATATTGCCCTCATTAGATTTCCAAATTCCATCGAATTTACCGATGCCATCCAACCAATCGCGTTACCAACTTACTCAGATAGAACAATCGATTTTGTCGGTGTTAAAGTTGTTTTATCCGGATGGGGAAAAACTGAAACTCAATCACTTTCACAAGTTCTCTTAAAAACCgaagaaaaaatcattactAACGACGAGTGCGTCTATTTTTACGGTGAAAAAGTTAAAGAAGATCTCCATATTTGTACTTCAGGTGATAATGGAAGGGGACCTTGTAATGGTGATTCGGGAGGTCCACtagttttaaattcaaaacag attgGTGTTATATCATTTGGACCTCATTGGCTTGTTGgatgtttaaatttcaattttcctAGTGGTTATACAAGAATTACGCATCATTTAGAATGGATTGAAAGCCATGCTGATGTAAATATTCTCGacgaata taCAATAATCATGCTTAACCATCCAGttttattggtgatatttttcATGTTTTGTGCACAGCAG tgCACATCTAGGAACTGGAATCATACACCATTTATATTTAAGACattaaataacgaaaatagGCAACAAAAAGTGGTAGGTGGTCAAGTTGCAGAACCACACAGTTTTCCACACCAAGTTGGACTATTTATAGAAGTAGAAGATACAACACGATTTTGTGGTGGTTCCTTAATTTCCACAAGATATGTTTTAACGGCAGCACATTGTCCTATAAA ttCGTTGCGTATTGAAGCAGTTTTAGGGGCTCATAATATTCGAGACAACGAAGAATCTTCCCAAGTTAGAATTTTAGCTGAAAATTACATAATACACGAAGAGTATGATAgcgattttaacaaaaatgatatTGCTTTGGTTGTTTTACCAGAAAATAGCGTTTATTTATCAA ATATAATTCAAATCGTAGCGTTACCAAGTTACTCTGACACACAAAACGATTTCTTGGATGAATCATCAACCATAAGCGGTTGGGGTAAAATATCAGATGCAGAGTCAACATACACAGATTTATTGCATTACGTGGAAGCTccaataataacaaatgatGAGTGCAAGATGTGGTACTTCGGTTTATTTATTGAAGAAACAAATATATGCGCGAGTGGATTGAACGGAAAATCACCGTGCAATGGTGATTCAGGTGGtgcattattaataaataatatacaagTTGGGATTGCATCATTTGGTGTTGGTTTTGGATGCGAAGTGGATTTTCCGGGAGCTTATACGAGAGTTACATCTTATTTACAATGGATTGAAGAAAATAGTGATGTTATAATcaatacaatataa
- the LOC111428872 gene encoding brachyurin-like, translating to MFKQIFITTIITCVFVGGNPLSKIINGNEADPNSIPYQVGIFFKRANNKTTFCGGALISEYDVLTAAHCTNGSILAEVVLGAHNIWKEEPSQIRIISSDFITHDNYKVGVDDIALIRLRNPIKLTDQINIINLPSRQQETESFLNENATITGWGLLSDDAPTISDHLYVAQTKIMDNRLCGIAYFGSIRDSHICSESYGNLGAACDGDSGGPLVVDDILVGLVSFGSVLGCESQWPTVYSRVTSYLDWIKDHSTIKMK from the exons atgtttaaacaaatatttattacaacaaTAATCACCTGCGTTTTTGTTGGG gGAAATCCCCtatcaaaaatcattaatgGCAACGAAGCCGATCCCAATTCAATCCCTTATCAAGTTGGTATTTTCTTTAAACGtgcaaataataaaacaacgtTTTGTGGGGGTGCCTTAATATCTGAATACGACGTTTTAACAGCGGCTCATTGCACAAATGG ATCAATCCTTGCTGAGGTAGTTCTAGGTGCCCATAATATTTGGAAAGAGGAACCAAGTCAAATTAGAATTATATCCTCCGATTTCATCACACACGACAATTATAAAGTCGGTGTAGATGATATCGCTCTTATTCGGTTACGAAATCCAATTAAATTAACGGATCAAATTAACATCATAAATTTGCCATCGCGCCAACAAGAAACAgaatcatttttaaacgaaaacGCTACGATTACTGGTTGGGGTTTACTTTCTGATGATGCCCCAACGATTTCCGATCATTTATACGTCGCTCAAACGAAAATTATGGACAACCGACTTTGTGGAATTGCATATTTTGGTTCTATTAGAGATAGTCATATTTGTTCTGAAAGTTATGGTAATCTAGGGGCTGCGTGTGATGGCGATAGTGGTGGTCCTTTAGTAGTTGATGATATATTAGTTGGGTTGGTATCATTTGGATCTGTACTTGGGTGTGAATCACAATGGCCAACAGTTTACTCAAGAGTTACTAGTTATTTAGATTGGATTAAAGACCATTCtactataaaaatgaaataa